A window of Xylophilus sp. GW821-FHT01B05 contains these coding sequences:
- a CDS encoding cupin domain-containing protein, with the protein MTTLADAASVASKLVFSMRNLPLLEGGATMELLGLAPMLWAHSKVYSSGGENALHSHDIEDHVFLVLQGQAVFTFGDGSTSSVRAFEGVMVPRGTRYRFHAEEGGGNLVMFRVGGGAVKDSSDLDPRFSIPREALQSRKDPGGQYAAGDAKANGVAAQPTVFKAGAFFAADADTITQGD; encoded by the coding sequence TGGTCTTCTCCATGCGCAACCTGCCGCTGCTGGAAGGCGGCGCCACCATGGAGCTGCTGGGCCTGGCGCCGATGCTGTGGGCGCACTCCAAGGTCTATTCGTCAGGCGGCGAGAACGCGCTGCACAGCCATGACATCGAGGACCACGTGTTCCTTGTGCTCCAGGGGCAGGCGGTGTTCACCTTTGGTGACGGCAGCACCTCGTCCGTGCGGGCGTTTGAAGGGGTGATGGTGCCGCGCGGCACGCGCTACCGCTTCCACGCGGAGGAGGGCGGCGGCAATCTGGTGATGTTCCGGGTGGGCGGCGGGGCGGTCAAGGACTCGTCCGACCTGGACCCCAGGTTCTCGATCCCGCGGGAGGCGCTGCAGAGCCGCAAGGACCCGGGCGGCCAGTACGCGGCTGGTGATGCCAAAGCCAATGGCGTTGCGGCACAACCCACGGTGTTCAAGGCGGGTGCTTTCTTCGCCGCCGATGCCGACACGATCACCCAAGGAGACTGA